The stretch of DNA AGGGTTCCCTGGCAAGTGGGTGGCTGGGGCTCTGGGGCAGAGTTCTGGGAGGACTGTTAGCTGGGCTCTGAAGCCAGCATGCGGTGGTGGACACGGTGGgcacaaagcaagactaagcaggTGGAGGCGGgagcgttggctcacacctgtaaccccagcactttgggaggctgaggtgagaggattgcttgatcccaggagttggagaccagccagggcaacacagcaaggctctgtctgtacaaaaaataaaaaattagctgagtgtattgagtgtggtggtgcacatctgtactCTCAGCTATTgataaggctgaggtgggaagatcgcttgagcccgaggtcggggctgcagtgagctgtgattgtgcctctgtacacctgggcgacagagtgactctgtctcaaaaacaaacaaaaaactaagcagagctggatgcagtggctcacgcctgtaatcccagcactttgggaggccgaggtgggtggatcacttgaggccaggagttcgagaccagcctggccaacttggtgaaaccctgtctctactaaaaatacaaaaattagctggatgtggtggtgtgcacctgtaatcccagctacttgggaggctgaggcgggagaaatgCCTTGGACTcagggggcagaagttgcagtgagccaaccgagatcatgccgctgcactccagcctgggtgacagagcgagactccgtctccaaaaaacaaaacaaaaacaaaaaaaacaacaattaaGCAGGTGGGATCTGGGTCGGGATTCAGGCAGGCTGCGTGGACCTCGTGGGCCACGTGGTGGGATTGGCCTCCGTGTGGGTTTGTGGTTTGGCTGTGGAATCCTGGTGCCAGCAGGAGGCTATATCAGACCTGGGAGGCAGGACTGGAGGCGGGGTCGTGGCTCCCTGCTCTGGGGTGAGGCTGGAACACATGGGCACCTCCACGCTGCTGTGTGGGTGGGCCTCACCTTGAACTTTCGGGTACTTCATGAGTGCCAGGAAGGCGTAACGCAGCATGGTGCCCACCGTCTCGGTGCCGCCAAAGAGCAGGTTATGTGTGGTCATCAGCAGGGTATCCATGTGGAAGTGGCTCAGCGGGTCCTCCTTCTTCTGCCATGGTAGAGGGGTGGGGATGTGAGCCAGGGATGGAGGCCCCTTCACTCTAGACCAGTACAACTGCTGCTGGGGGCCCATTCAGTCCCAGCTGGGTTTAACTTTCTTTCCCTGGGAGAGCTGGGGAACGcagaagggcagggcagggaaaaTCTCAGCTGCAGGGCCTACAATTAACTTCTTGGATAGAGCTTGAATgacttcttgtttttttaaaaaatacattttatgtatgtatgtatgtgtgtatgtatgtatgtgtgtgtatgtatgtgcgtatgtatgtctgtatgtgtgtatgtatgtatgtgtgtatgtatgtatgtctgtatgtatgtgtgtgtgtatgtatgtatgtgtgtatgtgtatgtatgtatgtgtgtatgtatgtatgtctgtatgtatgtgtgtatgtgtgtatgtatgtatgtgtgtatgtgtgtatgtctgtatgtgtgtatgtgtgtatgtatgtatgtgtgtatgtgtgtatgtatgtatgtgtgtatgtgtgtatgtatgtatgtgtatgtgtgtgtgtgtatatgtgtatatgtgtgtatgtatgtctgtatgtgtatgtatgtgtgtatgtatgtatgtatgtctgtatgtctgtgtgtatgtgtgtatgcatgtctgtatgtgtgtatgtatgtatgtgtgtatgtatgtgtgtgtatgtgtgtatgtgtgtatgtatgtgtgtatgtgtgtatgtgtgtatgtgtgtgtatgtatgtgtgtgtgtatgtatgcatgtgtgtatgtgtgtatgtatgtctgtatgtatgtgtgtatgtgtgtgtgtgtatgtatgtgttgtagagactgggtcttactatattgtccaggctggcctcgaactcctggactcaagcgatcctcctgcctcggcctcccaaagtgctgggataacaagccTGAGCAACTGCCCcctctgccctgccccacctccttTGATGACTTCTTAATAAGCTGTAAGTTGGCGGTGGCTGCGAGTGGCTCCTGGCTCCAGCCCAGCTGGGCCAGATGCTTCAGCTTCTCCAGGGAGAAGGTCCCTCAACCCTGCCCCATCTGGGGTCCCTGTGGGTTTGAGGCAGGGGCAGCAGGAGAATTTCAGGTCAGACTAGAGGTGGGATTTCCAGGTAGGGATTACCTCTGCCATCTTGGTGAGGAAGCAGTCGATGAAGTCCCGGGGAGATCTGGGGTCTAGCGAGGCCTGGTGGTCGTGGACGGTGTGGGCGATGAGGTCTCTCAGGCACTTGAAGTTCTGGAAGATGCGTTGGTGTGGCCCAGGCACCCAGTTCAGGAGGCTCGGGAAGATGTCGTACAACTGGGGACCAGACAGAGTGGGAGGGTTTTGGAGGAGGACGAAGGGTGTTCAGGGGCGAATGGGGTCAGTGTGGATTAGGTAGGCAGGGACAGGGTCTCCAAGGGCAGCCAGGTccggggtgggggttggggctgAGGGGGAGTGGGAAGGAGGCAGTGGCGGCCATAAATGCTCAGTGGAGGGGAGTGGGCGTGGCCGTGTAACTCTGGGTGGGGTCAGATGGGAGGGGGCGGGCCCTGGGCGGGCCTTTCGCAGCCCTTTCCCCGCCCACTGTTTCCTCTGCATTCCTAGATCCTGTGGACCCGACAGCCTGTCCCTGCTGGACTCAGTTGGCTGACCTCGCCCCAGGGGCTGCTCATGATTTGGAAGTTGTCATTGATAAGGCGGATAATGGTGAGCAGACGCTCATCATCGTAGTCGAAGCGGCTGCCGAAGAGCACGGAACAGATAATGTTGGACCGTGAGCGACTCAGTACAAACGTGGGGTCAAAGGGCTCGCCTGAGGGTGAAGAATGGAATGGGTCGGGAAGACGctgtgtgcagcacaccagacCTCATGCAGCAACACCATTAATTTGCACAACATCCGACTCAACCATGGCAACGTGTCTTACGGTGCAAACACAGGGACATGGTCACAACATGCTGCTTAACAACACCCCAGAAGTATCTGTCAATGCCACAGACAGCACCGAACCCACAGCTTCCTGCAGCACATCGACAGCAACAACGCCCAACCACAGAACAGGTTggcaacacacacacagcacGCGACATAGCACAAGGCAATCATCAGGCATCACGGAACACAACAACACAGGGCAACAGAACACCCAGCAAATACGATCACAGTACATGCCAACACATGACACGCAGTGACCCAACAGCCAGCCCGGAAACATCCCAAGACACGGTAACCACACACCAACACATAATGCCAGCATACTGCTACATAATCCTGCCACACAACACACGCTAGTACACAGCAACCCAGCAGACAGCACAGAACACACgatgtgacatcacaacacatACAGTCAAGGCAGCAGAACAAAGGACGTGCTATGCAGCAATGCAACAACGTTGGCAGCCAGCAGATGACACAACGCAAAACCACATGCAGTGCCTGACAACTCTACAATCTCACCCAGAAATATCTCAACACAACACGTAGCATCTGGCCGTCCAACAGCTGAACAGACCATAGTAAATACTGAacaacacatttctttctttccttttatcgaGATGAaatctcgctccgtcgcccatgctggagtgcggtggcacgatctcggttcactgcaacatctgcctcccaggttcaagagattctcctgcctcagcctcccaatgagctgagatcacacccggctaatttttttgtatttttagtagagatggggtttcaccatgttgtccagactggtctcgaactcctgacctcaagtgatgtgcccaccttggcttcccaaagtgctaagattacaggcatgagccaccgcgcctggtctagtttttgtattttttgtagagacagggtttcaccatgtcgcccaggccggtttcgaattcctgagctcaagtgatccaccaccttggcctcccaaagtgctaggattataggcgtgagccaccatgcccagccaaaacaaCATATTTCAACACAGCACCCAGGACACAATAGCACAGCCCAGAAAACCAGATCTGGAGTTAGATGGACGCGGTTTGAATCCTCGTTGGTCTCTTAGTCTTGGTGTGACTTGGGCAAACTGACTTCCTTTTTCcgagcctcagtcttctcatctgtaaaatgggcctggTGGCACTCCTCTCATCATGGGGCTACTATAAGAAGTCAGTGAGTGTGTGACTGGGAGTCAGTGAAGGGCCTGACCCATTGCAAGGCTGTTACAGATCATGGTGTTGTGGCAGGTTGTAATGCCCCCCAAAAGATGTCCAGGTCCTTATCCTTACAACCTGTGAatttgttaccttacatggtaAAAAGGACTTTGCAGGTGGGATTAAGTTGAGGATTTTGAGATGAGAAGTTTACTCTAGACTGTCTGGCTGGGCCTAATGTAATCACAGGGATCGTTTttagagggaggcaggagggactGAGTAAGAAAAGATaatgtaggctgggtgtggtgggtcacacctgtaatcccagaatatattgggaggctgaggaaggaggattgcttgagcacaggagtttgagactagcctgggcaacatagcaagactccctctctataaaaagttaaaagaatgagttgaatgtggtggcacatgcctgtaatcccagctacttgagaagctaaggtgggagaatcagttgagctcaggagggcaaggctgcagtgagccaagaccataccactgcactccagcctgggcaacaagagtgaagcttcatttcaaacaaacaaacaaacaaacaagtaaataaacagaCCCCAAACTATTATTTTACTTCTGGGGCCCAGAATTCCAAAATCAGCTTCACTGGgataaagtcaaggtgtcagcagggctggtacCTCCTGGAGCCTTGATAAGAGGATCCATTTCCTCGCCTTTTCAGCTTCTGGTCGCCCCTTTATTCCTTTGTGCGAAGCCCCTTCATCCATCTTCAAagcacatcactccagtctctgcttccatcCTCACATTGTCTCTCTCTGACTCTTCCTGCactcctctttttttaaaattaatattgccacattattttaaattatgtacaaAGACCTAACATGTCACTCAGGGACCATTTCACCCACTGCTCTATTTAGCCGCCAGTCTCTTCAGCAATGGTGAGGGTTtggtgtacacattatttcatcacccaggtaataagcatagcacCCGACACGTAGTTTTTcggtcctcaccctcctcccatcttaccctcaagtaggccctgctGTTTGTTGTTCCCTTTTTTGTGTCAGTGTGCAgtcaatgttcagctcccacctataagtgagaacctgtggtgtctggttttctgtccctgcattagttcacttaggatagtggcctccagctccatctatgttgctgcaaaagacattatcttgttccttttatggctgtatagtattccatggtgtatatataccacattttctgtctttctccttccttccttccttctctctctctctctttctctctttctctctttctttttctttttctttctttctttcgagtcttgctctgttgcccaggctggaatgcagtggtgtgatctcgtctcactgcaacttctgcctcctgggttcaagtgaattctcctgcctgagcctcccaagtagctgggaatacaggtgcccgctactATGCCTGgcgatttttttttgtatttttagtagagacggggtttcaccatgttggacaggcttgGTCTCGAACTACCGACCTcacgtaatccacccaccttggcctcccaaagtgctgggattacaggcgtgagtcaccacgcccagcccacattttctttatccagtctaccactgatgggcatttaggttgattccacatctgtgctattgtgaacagtgctgctgtgaacaaaGGTGTGCACGTGTCTTCATGGTAGAACGATTgatattcttttgtgtatatattcaataatgagattgctgggtcggatggtagttctattttaagtttttttagaaATCACCAAACTACTTTTCACAGTGGCTCTTGGCTTAAATTTGGAAGCAGAGGTACACTCCCTTTacacctgatttttaaatttcttttctccttgATCAGGTAATATGTTGACACTatccaaaattcaaaagatacaaaatgatGGAAAGTGAAATTTCTTCAACCAGTTTCCCTTCCCAAGTTGATACTAATGTTACCAGTTTCCAGGGTATTccatacacaaatacacaaatagtAACTTACTATATCCACTGTATCTGTCAGGTtgggttggaattttttttctttttcttttaagaccatctcattctgtctttcaggctggagtgcagtagggcaatcttggctcactgcgacctctgcctcccgggctcaagtgattctcgggcctcagcctcctgagtagctgagattacaggtgtgtgccaccacgcctggctattttttgtatttttagtagagacagggtcttgccacgttggccaagctggtcttgaattcctggtctcatgatctgcccacctcagcctcccaaagtgttgggattacaggcgtgagctcctgGCCATTGTGCTGGGTATTCTATTTGCCCTACCATCTCCACTCTCCACCATGACCTGTCTTTTAGAAGGGTGGCCTCTATAAACTGTACCACCCATGCTCCCTTCacccatacattaaaaaaatttttgggtTTGGCCAATGGAAGTTTGAGAGAGGAGCAATGTCAGATTATTTTTCTTGGCTGTGTGATAGCAGTGGTTGTATTCCTCTGCCAGAAACCATGCCCTCCTGCTGGGGGCTCTCTTTTACCCCTATACAATCAGTCTCGGTTTCGGAAACTACTCGCTCTCACTGCACCTTTCCACCTAGGGATGATGATGGCGTCTCCTTATTGTAAGCCATAGAGTGCTTCAACGTCTTGTAGGGTTCTTTCACACTGCCCTCCACTTTGTAAAAAGTCCCACcattggccaggtgtggcggctcacacctgtaatcccagcacttttggaggccgaggcgggcggatgacgaggtcaggagatcgagaccttcctggctaacatggtgaaaccccgtctctactaaaaacacaaaaaattagccgggcgtggtggcgggtgcctgtagttccagctactcgggaggctgaggcaggagaatggcctgaacccgggaggcgaagtttgcagtgagctgagatcgcgcaattgcacgccagcctgggcgaaacagcgagactccgagtcaaaaaaaaaaaaagtccctccATTAAGCACTCATATTTTTCTGCTGGGGTTCTGATGGACCAAGTCTATCAAATGAATGCATCATAATTTGTTTAACCAATATCTTGGTGCACATTTTGGTTTCCTGTTTTTCATTATGTAAACAGTTCTTTGATGAATCTAGGTGATTTTGCACACTTTCATGTACATCATAGGAGACATTACTAGAAGTGGAGTTAACTGAATCTGAGAGTATGTTCTTTTGTAATTTAGAGAAAAGCATTCACATTACTCTCCTCTGAAGCTGTACCAATTTATAGTTCCAAGAACCGTGACTGAGAGTAAGGattgctctgggaggctgaggtggtagtgGATACCAGCCTGGGCCCTATAGCGAGACACCATctatacaaaaacatttaaaaaagttcTACTACTAGGGTGTGGGAgaatgcacctgtggtcccagctgcttgggaggctgaggtgggaggattgcctgagccagggggttaaggctgcagtgaattatgattgtgacactgcattccagcctgggtgacagagcaagacactgtctcaaaaagacaaaaaaacccaCCCCAAACAACCAACAAAACAGGAGGCCATGATTTCACACCCAGTGATCTTAATAGCTCAAATTTTGAATTAGAGACTGTGGTTTTAACATCTGCTGAATTCCTTATGTTGAGGAATCACTGAGTCAAAAGTTTCAGACTCTTTCCAAGGGGGAGAGCACGTGGACAATTACATCTCATGCAGGCATTTGGTTTTATGGACTCACGTGCTTGTTACAAAACCAGACACAGCTTTAGGGCTTCTTATTACCTTCCCCCACCCGTCCTTGGTAGAAGAGTCAACAAATGACATCTAAGCTGCCAACACATATCGTAAAATGTTTGAAACTTGAGATCTGCGATTTATTATGAAACACGCAATGCCCTGGAGTTTGAATTTTTTCCCAGTTGCTCTTAGTACCCTGTCTGCAGATTGAGGGGAAAGGGCAGGAAGGGGAGTAAGTGTAGTTAAGAGCATAgcctcagctgggcgtggtggctcacgcctgtaatcccagcacattgggaggccaaggtgggtggatcgcttgaggtcacaagttcaagaccagcctggtcaacatggtgaaacccccccatctctactaaaaaatacaaaagttagccaggtgtggtggtaggtgcctataatcctagctacttgggaggttgaggcaggagagtcacttgaacctgggaggcagaggtttcagtgagccgagattgtgccactgcattccagcctgggtgacagagtgagactgtctcaaaaaaaaaaaaaaaaaaaaagcatagcctCTAGAGTCAAACAGATCTGACTACTACATCTGTGCTAGGTACTTTCAGTGGTTGAATCTTAATGATTCTGACTCTGTTTGCTCACATGTAAAATGTGGACGATCATAGAACCTTTATCACGGATTTGTGAAGACTGCATCGCACACTCCATGAAAAGTTCTCCTTAGCGCAGCATCAGGCACAGGGAAGCTCGACGCCTGGAAGCTGCTGTTTCTATTTCTAGGTCCCTAAGATCTTCCTTGTCCTCCTTATGGCTCTCCCCTTGATCCTCCATATTTATTCCTTCCTTGAAAGTCAAGGGTGCAGGAAGAAGATGATATCCTGGAGGCCAAGCCCACACAATTAGGACATGTGGTGGACATTCACCTGTTCTTAGATCCACTGCTGCTCTTCCTCTGCTTGTCTATCACAAGGGGCTGACACCTGCACACTAATTCTGTCTTGAGGGAGACTGTGTAGGGGAACATGGCCATTTGGGTCCATTAGGAAAGGGTTTTGAGGTCAGGACATAGGTATTTTGTGTACATGGGAGTTTGGCGGCCTCTACTGTAGGAGGCT from Gorilla gorilla gorilla isolate KB3781 chromosome 20, NHGRI_mGorGor1-v2.1_pri, whole genome shotgun sequence encodes:
- the LOC134757673 gene encoding cytochrome P450 2F5-like: MSLCLHREPFDPTFVLSRSRSNIICSVLFGSRFDYDDERLLTIIRLINDNFQIMSSPWGETPFVLLQNPPTLSGPQLYDIFPSLLNWVPGPHQRIFQNFKCLRDLIAHTVHDHQASLDPRSPRDFIDCFLTKMAEKKEDPLSHFHMDTLLMTTHNLLFGGTETVGTMLRYAFLALMKYPKVQAHVQEEIDLVVGHVRLPALEDRAAMPYTDAVIHEVQRFADIIPMSLPHRITRDTAFHGFLIPKGTDIITLLNTVHYDPSQFLTPQEFNPEHFLDANQSFKKSPAFIPFLAAEGRNQSLSGPISTYIPHPNSTCQILSLLPST